Genomic segment of Candidatus Chlorohelix allophototropha:
TACCATAGACCTTTTTCCGGCATTCCTGCCATCAAGGAACTGAAGGGACGCAAGCTCATTCCCCCGCCAAAGAAAAAACCAACCGGAACTTCAACTGAAGGTGTAGGCTCATCATCCCAAAAAATCTGGATTTTCAGGTTTAGCAACACATCTGCATCTATGCGGTCTGGGCGCAAAGCAATTGCCGAGATTGAACCGGGACTTAGGTCTGAAAATAACGCTACGGGCTTACCATCATTTAACAACTTCTTCTGTGCAGAAACTGTCCTTTGTGCCTTTAGCTCTTTCGGGTCACTACCGCTATTTCCCCAGATGCGGCGCACTTCACTCAGATTTTCCTTGCCGTTATAAGTGCTTACCCCCAAATTAGAAGCATATTTTTTTACATAAAAATGATAATAACCGGGTACATTCTGCAAGGTCACTTTAGCCGATTTCAGAAAACCAATCGGATAACTATTAAAGTAAGTAGATTTACAGCGCACACAGCCGTTAGCATTGCCAACCGCTGCCGTGAAACTCAAAGGTTCAGAAAAGGGTGCGGTTGTGCCATCAAAGAAACTGGCGACAGGAATATCAATAAGCGGCTTGGAAGAGCCATCAAAGTAGAAACGGATGTTTCCACCCGGCAACCCACCACCCGGCAAGCTGGTCATCCACGAATTATAAATATAACCGGGACCTTGTTCATCCAGAATCACATATTCGCCGTTGGGGTCACGATCTAGAAAATTAAAGGCATCCACATTGCCTCCAGTAGGGTCAACACTGGAAATCTCTTTAACTGTGCTGTCTTCCTGAAAAGTTGGCAATGCTTCAAAATCGGTTAATGCTGCTACACCCCGTGAGCCATCTCCTTTTAGCAGACCTGCTATACTGTTCGTCAATTGCAGCAAAGTCGGTTCAACGCAAATATCCGTTGATTTTTGTTCAGGTGGTAGTAATGGTGGCAAGATAAGTTGGAACATCAAAATTACAGCCACCATGAAATTTAACAAGCGCGCCCCCTTATTCTAGGTGTTTGGTTACGAGGCTCATTACCTCATCACGCCCCTGCCCCTCATCCATGAGAATGGTGAAATGGTTAGTTCCGTTAATATCTATTGTTCTACCGCCACCCGGAATACTTTGTGCCATTTTCTCGCTACCATCGGGAGTTAGAATGAAACCGGCTTTGCCGTTGTCAAGCAAGCCATCGGTAGCACGCAGAATCAGGGTTGGCGCTTTGATATGCGTATGCAGAGCGGAAAGATATTTTTCCATATTATTTAGGTTGTGCTGCTCCTCCATTATGGCTTCTTTCTGGCATTTTGGAGTCACAGTTCCATCCTGATTCTGGATTACATCGTACTTATAGTAATTTGCCACATAATCGTTCCAAGTCGGGAAGTAGGGAGAAGCCTTGAACAATGAGAGATAGGCTTCAAGCGAAGGGAAAGTTTTACCGAGGCGGTCTAACGAACGAGCGATTGCTTGCCAAGTGTCTGAAGGTAAAGGTGCGCCGCCATCCAATAAAACCAAACGGCGGACTCTCTCAGGATAGTGTGCGCTAAAATATACCCCTATAGCAGCGCCTAAAGAGTGCCCTAATACGTTAGCTTGCTCAATATTGAAGTAATCTAACAAGGCGCGAAGGTCAAAGCTATGGGTGGTAAGGTCATAACCGTTGGCAGGCTTGCTGCTCTCGCCTCTGCCGCGCAAGTCATAGACGATAAAACGATAGCCAGAAGTTGCTAACTTTTCTGCAAAAGCATCCCAACCTATCAAGTTGGCAGTAATACCATGTACCCCCACAATTGTTTTTTCAGGGGAGGCATCTACGGGACCCCAATCGGCATAAGCTAATTTGATTCCAGGGTGCGAACCGGATGCGAAACCGTTACGAGGCTGGTGTATTGTTCTAATCGTCATCTCACTTCAAATCCTCTACATTGAGTATGAATAAATAGTCTCCAAGAATAACATTTCGTATTTTACCTCAAAATGAGCTAACGTGAAAATAGGAAAAAAAGACGCCTGTATAGTTACAGGCGCCGTTTGTGCTCGCATTATTTGTGTGGGAGGAAAATTTTACAGGAGAATATAAACTTAGAGGCTAATCACTACAATCGCTTCGTTTGCAATTGTAAAGAGGGCTATCTGATTGTGGCTTCATTGCCTCATCATTACCACTCTCAATATATATTACGCCTGTAATACCCTAAATGTTACAATTGCAACAATCGAATTTCTATTTCTTATATAATTCTAATATTATTTATCCATTAATGGATGATAGTTGCATTTATAATTTCTTTTATATCAAGGTAGGGCATTTGTAATTACAAAAATTCCACTCTGAACGTCCAATTTATAAATACCTCAAGTGTAGTAGTAGCCAATATTTCAAATAAATGCTAAGTCAAAAAATCGGTTAGTACACCTTGACAAGAGGAGTTTTAGAATATTATAATTGAGTTATGACGCACTGCGTTATGGATTCAAAATCAACAATATTGATGAGGGATGTAATCTATGGCAAATGATATCAAAATTAAAGTGAGCGATTCGGACGAGATTGAAGAGTTGGACAGCTTTAGCTCCTCCACCGGAAACCTGATTGGCACAGTCAGCAATTTTGCAAAGCAGTTAGTCAATCTGGGTCTCGGAGTTGGCACTATTCCTTTGAAACTGCTACCGGCAGCTTCTCGCTATCACACTAAGAACGCCGTACACGAATGCTTCCTAGCAGTTCGTTCGGTTGTAGACGGTTTCAATGAAACTATTGATAATACTCTGGTAAAGAGTATGGAAAAAGATAAAGCACGCGCTAACATCGATTAATTCGGTGCAGATTTAGGGCGGAGGGAATGCAAATATATTGCATTCCTTTTTTTTTGCCTAGTTTTCCCCGCTTTTCTAGCACTAGATAGGTATTAGTACGCAAAAATTATTCGGCTTTTTTGCTATACTGTAAAAGTAACTGCGTTACCAGCAGTAAATAAATATATTTTTCAGGAGTTTGAACCTTTATGTATACCTACGTTAGTAGCGAAAAAGCAGTAAAAGTAATCAAATCAGGAGACAGGGTCTATATCCATTCTATTTCGGCTGCGCCTCAACGTTTAATAAATGCAATGACCGACAGAGCGCCGGAATTAAGAAACGTGGAAGTAATTCACCTGCACACCGAAGGACAAGCGCCTTACACAGCCCCCGAATTAGCGGAAAGTTTCCAGACCAATGCCCTCTTTGTGGCACCAAATATGCGCAAAGCGGTTGATTTAGGACAAGCTAATTACACCCCCGTATTTCTAAGTGAAGTGCCAAACCTGTTTCGTCACAATATTATACCCTTGGATGTCGCAATGGTGCAGGTTTCTCCGCCCGATAAACATGGCTTTTGCTCATTAGGGATCTCGGTGGAAAGCACTCGCGCTGCCGTACAGATGGCAAAGCATGTAATTGCTCAGGTAAATCCTAATATGCCGAGAACGCATGGGGATGGACTGGTACATATCAGCGAGTTTGATGCAATTGTGGAATGTGATGACCCCCTTCATGAGCATCCTCGCCCGACTCTTTCTGAGGAAGAAAAAGCAATTGGTCGCCATATCGCTGAATTAGTCGAAGATGGCGCTACCCTGCAAATGGGTATCGGCGCAATCCCAGATGCCGTTCTGGATTCTCTCAAGCACCATCAGCGTTTGGGAGTACATACCGAAATGTTCTCCGATGGAGTGATTGAGCTTGTGCAAAGAGGCGTAATTACCGGAGAAGAAAAAGTCACCCACCCCGGTAAAATTGTCGCAGGGTTTGTAATGGGAACCCGCAAATTATATGATTTCGTGGACGATAATCCGTTGGTAGCTATGTTGGATATTGCTTATATTAACGATACCCATGTAATTCGTCGCAACCCAAAAGTTGCCGCGATTAACAGCGCATTGGAAGTGGATTTGACTGGGCAGGTTTGCGCCGACTCAATCGGAACTTACATGTATTCTGGCGTAGGTGGTCAGATGGACTTCATGCGAGGCGCGATGCTCTCACCGGGTGGCAAACCCATTATTGCGCTGCCCTCAGTCACCAGCAAGGGTGAATCCAGAATAACGCCTTTCCTCAAGGAAGGGGCAGGCGTAGTAACTACCCGCGCTCATGTCCACTATATCGTAACCGAATACGGTTATGTTAACCTTTATGGCAAGAATTTAAGGCAACGCGCCCGAATGCTGATTGATATTGCACATCCAAACAACCGCGCTGCCCTTGAAGAATCTGCCTTCAAACGTTTTGGCAAAATCTATTACTAATTGATTCAAACTTTCCGTTGTACAATGCTCTCTTCCTGGGAAGGTAAGAGAGCATTCCCATTTCTGGAGAATAGCTAGATGTATATACCAAAATCCTTTGAAGAAAATGATTTGCCCGAATTGCATGCTATGATGCGTCGCTTTAATTTTGCCACTCTAATAACGGCTTTAAATGGCGCAATTCAAGCTACTCATATTCCGTTTATGCTGGATGAAACAAGGGGTAAGTATGGGACACTTCAGGCGCATATCGCCCGCGCCAATCAACAATGGCAAGATTTTAGCGAAGGGGTAGAGGCGTTGGTGATTTTTCAAGGACCGCACGCTTATATTTCTCCTTCATGGTACGAAGTGCATCCAAGTGTGCCGACTTGGAATTATGTGGCAATCCACGCCTACGGCATACCGCGCCTACTCGAAGGCTATGACAATGTACACCCAATGCTCGGTACATTAGTACAGAATCATGAACAGCATTACCCACACCCATGGACGATGGATTTACCTGAAGATTATATGCAGAATATGGTTAAAGGAATTGTGGGAATTGAAATCGAAATTACCCGGTTGGAAGGCAAGTATAAGATGAGCCAGAATCGGGGAGAAAGCGACCGCAGCGGCGTTATAAGGGCTTTAGAGGGCAGTACCGACCCATTGGTAGCCGAAGTGAGTGATATTATGAAGCGAGTTGAAAAGTAATTCGCGCTAATTATAGAGAATTTCCCCATTCACCAGCGTCATTAGAGTCTCAAAATTGTCGGGCTTGAAAACTGCTATATCTGCATCATAGCCTGCTTCAAGCCGTCCTTTACGCTTATCAATACCAAGTAAACGCGCCGGATTCAGGGAAGCCATTCCCACCGCTTCGGCGACACTACAATCGGTATAGACAATCATATTGGCAATCGCTTGGTTTAAAGTCAAGATACTACCGGCAAGAGTTCCGGCAAAATTAGCCAGCCTTGCCGTTTTGTCGGTCACTATTACTTCCTGTCCACCCAGCACGTATTTACCCGGAGGCATGCCCATGCCAGCCATCGCATCTGTCACCAGTAGAATATTTGCTGCGCCCTTCAAGCGATATACCAGCCTTACTATACCGGGATGGAGGTGTATTCCATCTACTATTATTCCGCAAAAAGTATCTTTGGCTGCCAGAGAAACCCCCACGATACCCGGTTTGCGATGGTGTAAGGAGGGCATGGCATTGAACAGGTGAGTAACCAGTCTGATGCCAGATTCAAAAGCCACTAGACCTTCTTCATAAGTTGCAGCGGTATGCCCCGCCGACACTATTATCCCTTTTTCATGCAACCAGTTTGCAACTTCCAACGCCCCCACCAATTCCGGCGCAAGGGTCATCAATTTCAAGCAGTCACCAGCGCATTCCCATAAACGGTGCGTTTCTTCCAGTGAAGGGTGACGTAAGAAAGTTTCTTCGTGCGCCCCTTTGTAGCGTGGATTTAGGAAGGGTCCCTCAATATGTGCGCCGAGTGGGATTGCTCCTTTTGTAGTTGCCGCATTTGCTTTAAGCCATCCCAAAGCCTCAAAATAGGTTTCAATTGGGGCAGTAATATAGGTAGGTAGAAAGGCAGTAACACCCCAACGTGGTAAGGCTTTAGCCACTTCTCCCACGCTATTCGGCTGCTGGGTAAAATCAAAACCAAGCCCACCGTTTATTTGCATATCAATCAAGCCGGGGCATACATAGCTATCGGGAAAAGAATAATCGGCTTTTAAACCCTCGCCATACTCACAGCCCTGAATTTTACCGTCGGAGATTGTGAGCCTGCCGGCGCGAAAGCCCTCTTCTGTCCAAAGTTGACCGCTGATTGAAAATTCCTGCATTATACTTCCTCTAGCCGTACCGGCAACTTACCAACAGGGGTTAACTTACCAAGCAAAACCTCTGCCAATGCCCTGATCGAGCATGGAGGATCGCCAAAAGTGGCAAGACATGCTGCCGCATCTTTGGTGAGATTCAACTCGTAGGGGTCTCTAGCTGCTACCACCACCGTATGGGGCTGAATTTTGATCAACTCCTTCAATGCCCAAGCCTGTGACTCATTCCTTGCCGCATTGCGGGCAAGTATAGTCAGATTGTCGGCTGTACTTGCCAAGTGGCAAGCAAGCGCAATCTGCTCAGTAGAAGGTTGAGCAGGTAGCTTTAAATATCGCAAGTTCTCCCAGTGGTCGGAAAGCAATGTGCGGAGCAAGAGGGTAGCCTGCCTACCTTCTTCAACCGGAGAAGCGGATGGTAGCGTAAATTCTATAACCGCAGGATTTTCAACATGCACGCCAAAGCGGAAACCCGACCGAACCGAAACCAACGTTAGGCTCTCTCGCGCCACCTCAAGGATTGTTTGAGCATCCAACGCTTCCTGATATAGGTCGTCTAGCGAATAAGCTCTCTGCTCAGGCTTACAAAAACGCTCTTTGAAAGACAATACCCGTTGCAAGCCTTCCTCAAGTTCAAAAGCATTTTCAGAAGCAGCGCTCACCATTTGGCGAATAGTGTCGCGTTGGATTTCCATAGTAAAACACGGCAAAGCAACATCTGCGCCTGCTCGCAAAGTTGCAAGGGCTGATTCGGCAGGGGTGTAGCGTTCGGCAATCGCTTTCATATCAAGCGCATCGGTGAAAACCAACCCACCGAATCCAAGCACTTCGCGTAAAAGTTCGGTCAGAAATTTCCGGCTTAAGGTAACCGGAACAGCCTGTTCCAAAGCCGGAAACATAACATGGGCAGTCATCAGCGCCGGAACGTTAGCAGCGAAGGCACGCCGGAAAGGGATAAGCTCTACCGCGTCCAAGCGTTCGCGGGTGTGCGAAATAACCGGCAAGCCAAAATGACTATCCACGCCGGTATCACCATGCCCCGGAAAATGTTTTACGCAACTGCCAATCTCGGCAGCGTTATACACTTCTATTGCGGCTGCCACCATCTCCGCCACAATAGCAGAGTCGCTACCGTAACTGCGGCTACCTATTACAGGGTTGTGGGGATTATTATTTATATCTGCTACAGGTGCAAAATTGAGGTTGATGCCCATACGTTGCAAGCGTCTCGCCGTTACTCCGGCGGCAGCGCGTACTGCATCAATTCCAGCGGAGGCTTGTGCCATTTGGCTTGGCGCAATCCACGGTGAACCATCCGCGCTCATACGGCTAACTCTACCGCCCTCCTCATCAATCGCGATAATAAAAGGAGGCAACCCGTTTTGGACGGCTAAATCTTGCAAATTTGTTGTAAGCGCAGCTACCTGCTCGATGCTTTTTATATTGCGACCGAATAAAATAACTCCACCGGGGCGACACTCCAGCAACCAATCCCGCAAAGTAGGATTCAATTCAATTCCATCGAATGCTACCACAAAACGTTGACCGACTTTTTCAAGCAAGTTCATACGTTCACTCCACTTCTTGTGCCAACGCTACTGCTGCTGCTAACGCCGGTTCAGGCACTTGCACGATTTTATCCAGTTGAATTTGCGTCCTTAGTAGCGCTTCAACTCTGGCAAGCAGTACCGGGTGATTTAAAATTACCCCACCCGCTACTGCCAGTGAAGGCGACCCAGAAAATTCTAGTTTGCGATAAACCGCTTTTACAATTAAAGCTAGTTCTTCCGCCGCTTCTTCGATTAATGCCACCGCGGTTCTATCGCCTGCTGTGGCAGCTTGAAACACCAGACCCGACAAGCGGGCGATGCGGGCATTATCTACACTGGGGTTGGTATAAACTGCCCCGATTAACTGAGAGGCGCTTGCCAAGTTCCATTCTCGCAAAACTAAATCCAGCAGCAAGGTTTCAGGTTCACGCCCATCTTCCATACGCGCTGCTTTTTGTAGAACCGCGCGCCCGAACCATAAGCCGCTGCCCTCATCCCCGAAGAAATGTCCCCAACCACCGGCGCGAGTACGATTTCCAGTATGGTCACGCCCGATTGCAATTGAACCGGTGCCGCAAATCAGGCACAACCCGATTGAATGCGGTAGCGCCGCCAGCACCAGTTCCCCATCATTTCCAAACAACATCTCGCGCGCTTGCGGAGAATCAAGCTCGGCAGTTTTTTGCTTCCAGATTTCTTGGTCATCAGCGCGATCAAGACCGGACAAACCCAAATAGATTTTATCCAGTACAACGGTAGCAGGTGACAGGTTTGCAACTGAGCATGCCTCCAGCAAAGCCTTTTTAACCGCCGTTACCGCTTTCTCTAGTCCAAGTGCCTGATAATTCGAGCCTGCTGAAACGCCCCGCCCAAGTTCTTGCCCGCTCTCATCTACTATTACCACCAGAGTTTTACTGGCTCCGCCATCTACCGCCGCAAAATAGCGCATCGCTTAGTCTGCCTCTTTTAATGCCAATCGCACCACACCACTGGTTCTGGCAAGTCTTTCGGCTGCCTGATTCGGGCTAACCCCTGCCAACGCCGCTACAATTGCTACTTTTGTTTCTCCATTACAACGCTCCAGCAAAGTGGTAGCTTCTACTTCTGGTAACCCGGTGCAATCAATTACTATCCGCACCGCCCTGCGCCGGAGTTTGGCATTGCTGACACGTACATCTACCATCAAATTGCCGTAGGTTTTGCCCATTAATGTCATAGCCGCAGTTGACAGCATATTCAGCACCATTTTCTGGGCTGTTCCGGCTTTAAGACGGGTTGAACCGGAAACTACTTCGGGACCCGTAACAGGCGCAATATTGATTTGTGCTAACGCTTCCAAAGGGGTGGATTTATTGCAGGCTAGCCCGATAGTGAATGCGCCACAACTACGGGCGTATTCTAGCGCACCCAAAACGTAGGGGGTACGCCCACTGGCAGTAATTCCCACCACCGCATCGTTCGCGTTTAGCTGAACCTTAATCAAATCCTGTTTACCCAGCTCGGCATTGTCTTCGGCTTCTTCCACCGCACTGGTTAGGGCAATCTCTCCACCAGCGATAATGCCGATAACCATTGATGGCGGAGTATTAAAAGTAGGTGGGCACTCGGACGCATCCAACACGCCAAGTCTACCGCTAGTTCCCGCTCCGATATAAATCAGCCTACCACCCTTTTTGAAACGTTCTACAATTTCTTCTACCGCACGGGCAATTGAGGGTATTCCCAACTTAATAGCCTGAGCCACCAAGGCGTCTTGATTATTAATTATTTGCACTATTTCAAGTGCGCTCAAGGTGTCGAGATTAGAGCTTTCCTGATTGCGCCCTTCTGTTGCTAGATTATCGCTATCACGTGCGGATTCTTCTATGTATTTACCTTGCATGCTTACCTCTGAATGTGAATCGAGGGTATTGTATAGATGTATATACCAGTTTACAGGATATGCCTTTTAGCGTCAAGCATACAAAAAAACCCTCGTCCGGTTAAACCAAACGAGGGTTTTTCTAGAACAGAAATTTACATGCCGTATCGCTTGAGAACGCGCTTCGCAAATTCAGGCACAAGTTTGTCTTCGTGTTCCGAGAAATTCTTGCGAATATGATCAAGGTTGCGCGCCCACTTCATAGTGAGAGTACCGCGGGCAAAATTGATGCCCTTCAAACCGCGATGCCTTACCACGAAGGTAAGAAGTTTTGCGCCCCATTTCGGCAATTTGCGGGGTGGCTTATTTAGCATATCTACCGAAAGTTGGACGGCACGATGGTAATCGCCCTTTTCAACCAACGGCGTAAATTCCAAGTGCGGACGCAGCATTTCGAATAGCTCTTCGCCAACCTTAGTACGAACAGTGATCCATTGGAAGGGCATCGTTGCGCCCAAATAACCTATCGTTATATCCGAAAGAGCATTGGCGTAGTCAAAGCAACTCAGGCAACTATCCGGGAAAATATCCGCACCCATCTTGTCCAAGTCCAGTTCGAAGAAGCCGATTTTCTCGATATGTCCATCCTCATGCTTCATCCAGACGCGATAATCCGGCATAAACTCAAGGTGAACTACCGTAGTAGGTGACTCCGATACCACATCAAGGAACTTGTTCCACTTCTGATAAGTCACTACATCGGTACAGGGCAAGCCCAGAAAGTAGATTTTGTCAAAGGGCAGAGTCTCTTGAATAGAACGCACAGCATGCGTTTGGCAACCGTTACCGATAAAGGCAATTCGTTTAAGCCCTCGCTTTTCGGCTTCTTCGATAGCGGAAACGTTTTGGGATAGGCAGGGCTTGTTCCCTTTTGCCGCAATTATTTCTTCAACGGTGGTAGCAACTCTAGGCTGGGGTTTAAAGCGAGTGCCGGGTACATTATCTACCACGATTACGCCGTCCACCATATTATTTTTCAGCAGCATACTTGCCACTGTACTCATAATGCCGGTCCACTGTGCGCCTTCTATCGGCTGTTTCAAGCGGGCAGCGTACATGTGCTGGAAAATGCCAAACATATCCTCATCAGAACCGGGTTGTCGCCCCCGACCATGTACTCGCTGCTCAATTTCTTCGTAGCGATTCCCTACAAAGACACAAGCATCCACCAATTGTTCGCGGCGGTTTGAATAGCAAAGACCACAGCGACTGCACATCAATGGTTTGTCAAGGCGGTTTGAAGTAGATTCGCCCTTGCGGGAGACCTGAATTAATGGATTCTGCTCGTAAGTCTGGCTCATTATCTTAACTCGCTTTTAGTTATCACTATGCTTGCACTTTCTACTATTGCTATGGTTTTGAAATGGTAAACTACTGCCTAGTGTAGTGAGTCCTTTCAAAATCAGCTTAAAATGCTAAAGTGCAAAGGTAGTGTATGTGTATTGTAGGGCTGGCAAATAGCAGCATTAAAAAGCATTTTGAATATTTATAATTGTAAGCATATTAGTGTAGCTGTAGGGCTTGCGTCTGTAGCAGTAACTACCTTATATCCTACCAAGTTGCACCGCTACCAATTTGTCCCCTCTAAGGGCATTACATGCAAACGTCGCGCATATTCCTGTACCGCGCGCTCCTGCTCCTTGATTTCAATCGAACCAGGACGAATCCGCCTTATCTCCGCGATTGCTTGAGAGGCGCTCATACCGCGATGTACCAAATAGCAAGCCAGTATAGTACCGGTTCTGCCATAACCGGCGCGACAATGAATCAGCACAGGCTCTAGACGCTGTATTCGTTTCTCAATAAAGTGGACGAGCTTTTCAATCTGTTCAACTGTAGGCGCGCTAAAATCGGGAAGTGGCAAATGCTTGTGCATTATCTGGTATTTTTGAAGTAAATCGGGGCGTGGGCTTTTTTGGGACAAAGAAACGATGGCACGAATACCCTGTTGATGCAAAAATAGGAGGTCTTCATCCTCTTTACCGCTTCCACCCGGAAGAGCGCTACCCGCCAGTTTCCCTTCGATTACCCAACCCCAATTTTCCAGCATAAAGCCAATACCTTTTCTTCATTTTGGTCTGATAATTCCAGTGATTATATCGCCCGGTGATAGCTTGTACAAGTCTTTTGACAAATCATATTGGCATGGGTAAACTAGGCAAGGTGTTTTTTAGGGTTATCAAAAAAGTAAGAAGTAACTAAAAGTAGCATTATGGCAGGCTATAATCTTGCAATCGTAGGAGCAACCGAGTTAACCGGACAGGAATTGATAAAAATCCTCCAAACCCGGCGGTTTCCTATAAACAACATAAAGTTTCTGACAAATCCAGCCCAATATGTGCCAGGTCGCCGCATCTTTTTCGCAGGTAAAGACTTTGAGGTGCAGGAAATTACCTCCCGCGCTTTTAGAGAGGTAGATATAGCTTTTTTCTGTGGAGATGCCGAAACCGCTCAGCATTTTGCGCCCAATATAAGCGATTTCGGTTGTTTTGTAATTGACGTGAGTGGCGCATTTCGGGGTGATGATAAAGTTCTTTCGGTAATTCCTGAAATCAATGGGGAAGAACTTCAGCAACTAAAAAAGAAACGGCTGGTAGCATCACCCAGTCCCGCCGTTATCCAGCTTTTACTACCATTGAACACCTTGCGACAATGGACTAGCTTGCGTCGTCTGATAGTACACAGCTTTGAGCCTGTTTCGGAGAGTGGACAAAGTGCAGTTGAGTTTCTAACTACCGAGGCACGCACCGTACTGGATGGGAAGAATGTCATCCCGCACACCTACCACCACCAAATAGCCTTTAACCTATTGCCTGAAACCGAGAATTTTCTGGATACAGGCTTAACCCGTAGCGAAGCGCGCATAATCCGCGAAATAAAACGTTTTTGGCGTTTGCCCGACCTCAACATTTCGGTAACGGCAATCCGTGTACCACTTTATCAAGGGATGTCGCAATCGGTAATAGTCGATTTAGGGAAAAAAGTTACTCCCGATGAAATGCGCGAAGTGATGGGGGATACGCCCGGCGTAAAGGTATCAGACGATCCAAGTGTAAATATGTACCCGCAGCCGTGGCAAAGTATCAATACCGATGAAATAGTGGTTGGGCGTATCCGGGAACTGGATAGCACTTACAACACTATGGCTTTCTGGAGTTGTATGGACAATCTCCGAAAAGGCTCGGCTCTAAACGCTATCCAGATAGCGGAGACTGCTTCGCACCTTAAGTTGATATAGCTTCCCGGCTCACCCGCAAATTTAGTGGCATTTTGAACTCAAACCGTTTTTTTTGGCTCTAATTGTCTTATGAATATAGCCTTTAGTATTTACATGCGCGTGCCTTCTATCCTGATACCGAATTGAACCAGTAATAAGGGTGAAGGAGCGGTAAAACGCAAGGAGATTTGCCCGGTACTTGGATTAGTAAA
This window contains:
- a CDS encoding Coenzyme F420 hydrogenase/dehydrogenase, beta subunit C-terminal domain, whose protein sequence is MSQTYEQNPLIQVSRKGESTSNRLDKPLMCSRCGLCYSNRREQLVDACVFVGNRYEEIEQRVHGRGRQPGSDEDMFGIFQHMYAARLKQPIEGAQWTGIMSTVASMLLKNNMVDGVIVVDNVPGTRFKPQPRVATTVEEIIAAKGNKPCLSQNVSAIEEAEKRGLKRIAFIGNGCQTHAVRSIQETLPFDKIYFLGLPCTDVVTYQKWNKFLDVVSESPTTVVHLEFMPDYRVWMKHEDGHIEKIGFFELDLDKMGADIFPDSCLSCFDYANALSDITIGYLGATMPFQWITVRTKVGEELFEMLRPHLEFTPLVEKGDYHRAVQLSVDMLNKPPRKLPKWGAKLLTFVVRHRGLKGINFARGTLTMKWARNLDHIRKNFSEHEDKLVPEFAKRVLKRYGM
- a CDS encoding dual specificity protein phosphatase 23; translation: MLENWGWVIEGKLAGSALPGGSGKEDEDLLFLHQQGIRAIVSLSQKSPRPDLLQKYQIMHKHLPLPDFSAPTVEQIEKLVHFIEKRIQRLEPVLIHCRAGYGRTGTILACYLVHRGMSASQAIAEIRRIRPGSIEIKEQERAVQEYARRLHVMPLEGTNW
- a CDS encoding aspartate-semialdehyde dehydrogenase; the protein is MAGYNLAIVGATELTGQELIKILQTRRFPINNIKFLTNPAQYVPGRRIFFAGKDFEVQEITSRAFREVDIAFFCGDAETAQHFAPNISDFGCFVIDVSGAFRGDDKVLSVIPEINGEELQQLKKKRLVASPSPAVIQLLLPLNTLRQWTSLRRLIVHSFEPVSESGQSAVEFLTTEARTVLDGKNVIPHTYHHQIAFNLLPETENFLDTGLTRSEARIIREIKRFWRLPDLNISVTAIRVPLYQGMSQSVIVDLGKKVTPDEMREVMGDTPGVKVSDDPSVNMYPQPWQSINTDEIVVGRIRELDSTYNTMAFWSCMDNLRKGSALNAIQIAETASHLKLI